DNA from Elaeis guineensis isolate ETL-2024a chromosome 2, EG11, whole genome shotgun sequence:
TAcactataatttaaaaaaaaaaaaaaaaaaatcaaaggtcATAAAACGGCACTCAGATCGAGTGCCACATGGGGAGTCTGCTTAGTCGTCGGATATATGTTAAGCTCCAGCAATACATTAAGCAGTGCAACTGGGTTTAGACAGCCCACACTCCCTGAATCAGGACCCAGTCGCCTTTAGCATGACTGCACAGTGCTTCTACAGAAGGGTTATAGCTAAAATTCATCTAATAAAAAAAACTTCGAAAACTAGAATTTTTTATTAACTCCCACAGAACCCAAGTGTCTTGGAAAGAAATTACTAGTTCATTGGAGTTCAAAGGAGAAAATGGTGGCTTGAAACTTCCATAGAACTGCCAAGAAAGTAATAAATATATGCCATAAATAAAGCATATTGAATCAACTTCTAAAGAATAATTACAAGCTGACTGTCGACATACATTGGAACTGTTGTCATGCTATCTGGTTTTCATTTTGTTGTGCACCAGATCAAATTACTTAATTTCACGTTTTTCCTTTGCCAAACAAATTCCTTGATTTCCTGCAATAAAACAACAAAACTTGTTAACAGTTAACCCATTTTAGGACTGAATTCCCTTGCTAATTAACCTAGCATTTTACCATCATTGCCCCAAAGAAGAGATGGCCATCACCAGAATCAGCAAATCCACAAATGTGAGGAAGGTTTTCTATGTGATGGCAGAATCCTATCAGTACCATCCGACACCGATATTTCTACAACACTAGGATCTCCTAGGGCCATATTCTTACATAAAATGTTCCTGAGTTAGCTGCATTCCGAGATGTTTGAACTGTAAACATCAAATCTGCTTCCATACAAAGATGCAGACAAactaaattcatgcatgaaaaaaTAGATGCATGTTTTCATTACCAGTTCAGTAGGGAAAAGTTTGTATATTCCTATCATGGGGACAGGCACATTCTTCATACAATGGTAAGATGATTGAAATCCAGCCAAATTACAGCATTTTTTTGGATCATCAAATTTAAATAAGATATGGAATGAACAATCATGTGGAAGTCCAAAAAAGACTTAATTCCCTCCTTTATTGCAACTTACCACAATTCACAGGATGTAGTTCTTGCCTGCTGCGATAAACAAAACAGTGGAATATTTGTAGTACAAGCCCTCTGTTCTAAACCAGCAAGGTGAACAAAGGGTATACATTTTCACCCTTCAATAAGCTTCACACCAGACCTGTAGAAGACCTCAAAATTCAATATAGTgaaacaaaattttcaaacagAGACAGAAAAGGATAGATGTGAAAATGTGGGTTATTATTGATAAATACCCAAAAGGACTTTGCTTGATTGCTAGAAGTTCAACATCTAACTGCAGCTTAAGAAAGAATACATGAGAGCCTTATCCAGAAATGCCATTAATAAACAGCTAAGCATACGTATATGAAGTGGAAGTAGACAATTCCCGAAAACAATCATCAAGAAATAAAATGACTTCAAAATTCAGTCTTATTTTGGTAGAATCAGATGAAAGGGCATGCAATTGTCCCAGTGAATCAAatagaagagaatagaaaaaTAGGATGAGCAACAACATAAAATTTCATGAGTACCTAGATTTCATTTTTCCCATATAATGGCTAGAGGTTCACTCTAGGGAAACAAGTGTAACatgagaaataatatttaatgatAGGGCCCTCTCTGGTTCatgaatataaataattaaaacctAAATTCATGTTCCCACATAGTAAGCACACATATAGTGACCATCGAACCATTTTTATGATCATTATATTAAGCATaggaaattaaaattaatgacagGATACCCTGTAGTTCGTTTATTATTATAAGGCTCAATTTTTGTGTTTCCATATAGAGAGCAAGAACCATTTTGGGGTCACTTTATTAAAAATAGTGAGGGAAATGTAACAAAAGATCCCTCTATGGTTCATTAATTATATTAAGACACAAACTTCATATCACCATATGGTGACTATAGAATCATTTTGTGATCACTCTCTAGTTAGAAATGAAATTAAATAACATGTCACTAAGTAgtttattcatattatattaagGCCAAAATTTCATGTTCCCTTATAGCAACCATGAAATCATTTTAGGTCACTATGTGAAACATGGCGAATGAAATTAGATGGCAAGTCCCTTTGTAGTTTATTGATTATAATAAAGCTTAAATTTCATGCATTAGTATAGTGACTGTACAATCATTGTAGAATCATTATATGAAAAATGGAAATGAGATCATTGATGCTTCCATATTTTCATGCCGGCATATGAAAGATGGAAATGAAATAAAACAAGAAGTTACTTTGCGGTTCATTGATTCATATTATATCCCTTTTTTTCCCCCATTTGATGACCACAAAACCATTCCAGGTCACCATGTGAAATATGGGAATGAGATTTAATGATATATCCTTCTGTAATTTAGTGATTAGGTTGACACTCTGTATTTCCTTATGATCACTAGAAACCAGAAAATCATCATGGTCTGATAGGCTCCACTGTGATCTGATAGGCTCCTCTATAATTCATCAACTACAATAAGGCCCAACTTTCCTATTCCGTGTGGTAACCACAAAACCATTTTATGGTCACCATATAAAGCATGAGAAATGAAATTGATCCCTTTGTAGTCCATTGATTATATTAAGGCTCAAGTTTCATGCTTCCATATGATAACCATATATGACTTTCTTTTGGTCAGTCTATGAAACatggaaaaaaaattacatgaggtTGTAGTTCATTGACTATAATAAAACCCAAAATTTCTTATTTCCATGTAGTGACCACATCCATTCCAGGATCACTATCCATGAGAAATAAAATTTCATGACATAGCTTTCTGTTGTTCATTGACTAAAATAAATCCCAAATTTtgtgttttgataaaattaagcAGGAATCACTATATATGGGAAATGAAATTTAATGGTATGTTCATCTTTACACTCTAATTTTGTTGAAAGCAAATTTTGATTTCTAAATAGCGCAATTATATGGAACAGGGAAAATGAAATTTAATAGCAGGTTCTTCTATAGTTCGTTAATTATGGTATAGCTAAAATTTTGAGTTTATACATACTGAGCACAAAACCATTAACATTTTTGGGTGGGTTGGAGGTCAAGATTGCTTGCTCTGTCAACAAGCCTCTGAGACTGTCCGGCACTTTTTTCTTCGGTGCAATTTTGTGCAGTCCCTCTGGATGACCCCCAAACACAGATTTCAGGTTAAAGGAAGACTGCAATCGGTGAAGTCATTGTGGAATGTTTGGAGATTGAGGCGGGTTCCTACTTGGATTGCATGGAGGCGACATAAAACTCTTCAAGTTCTGAATCACATTTTTCTTGTTCTGCACGAATGGAGAGGTCATCCAGCAAAACTCCTTCAAGCATGGACCAAGTTGTTTATGGGAATGCACCAGGACACTCACTCCCAGCATGCCAACAGGGTACCCCAGCACGTTGAGGGACTGCtttctttttggcatggactgGTCTGGTCAGTAGTTGGTTTAAAGTGATGTCTTGGTCCTTTCTTTGTGAGTTAAATTCTTTTTGGGGTTGTGGTGTTGCTTTTGATCAAGATCTGCAGTGGGATCAGAGTCGTTTTTGCCTTGAAGGTGGACTTCTAACCCTACTCTCAGGCTCTTAGACTGAGACCCCTTGTCTATTATTTCATTTACTAATAAAATGAGTGATGGAACTGAAAGTTTTCCACCATTTTGCTCATAGACTAACCACAAAACTATTTCGTGGTCAATATATGAACTATGGAAATTGAAATTTAGTAGATGATTCCTTGGTAGTACATTGATTACAAAAAAGACCAAATTTTGTAATTTCATGTTTCCATATACTGACCATTAAACCATTCAGTGGTCACTATCTGAAATGCTGAAAATGTCCTTTCAATATCTGCAATTAATAAATCATGTTCCTTGGTGAAATTCCAATTGTATCTAGGTCAAAACGTGGCCAGAAGCTATAGACATAATTTAGTGaagattttcttttgatttttggaAAAGCATTACATTTTTGAGAAATATCAGATTTCAGTGATCTTGGACTTGTTAGAAAAAGGTCCCCAATATCAGAAATTGATATGTCATAGCTCTCAATGAAAGTCCCCATGTTTTCTTCAATGTTTTTAAAATGCCGAAGCGGTATGTTCACAGTAAGGTTACTGCATAGTGTATACACGGTAAGGGCACATATACAGCTGCATATGcgatttgattttttaaattatttaaaaataaataaaatgcataaaaaacatatattcatagtaaaaaaaattagaaattatcAGAAAACttcaaaaaaagataataagAATTAATTACACATATTCAGACTGGTTTGAGATTTTTGAGTGTATATTCTAAGTTGGAACATAACACAACATGTTAATCTAATAAAATAACAATGCATCCTGGGAAGTATAGACCATGCTGAAACTTGCAAAACAGAGTAAACTATAAGTTGGAACAAAGTATGGTTAGAAGTCTATAACACAGTTTAAACTTTGAGGTACATATTTCATAAACAAAAGTGACAAATTGTGGATTTAGAACAAAGTTTAAACTTTGAAGTACATtcctgaaaaatgaaaaggacatTACATATAATACTTAAGGTATGTAGAAGCGTATGCAATATGCAGATGCCAATGCAGCCTCGCATGCAGTATGTGGGCATATGTGCAGCCACCAAGAGTATGTGCCCCGCTTATGCAGTCCAATGCATAGAGGGATGCATATGACTTATACACTGCGATTCAGGGACTGCCTCTGCATTTGCAACCACATAAACCACTTGTTAAAATAGTGGTTTTCTGAGTTAAAAAGTGGCCAAAAAAAAACTTACTGGCAattttcttcacattttttttgaatttgtcaTATTAGGAGCCTTTTTGAGGGTACTTTAGATGGCCAAGATTTCTTCACTTAGATTCCAAGGCCAATATCACATTTAGGTGAGCTCAAGATTTGGGTGTGTCACTCATATGTGATAAATGGTATGAATCTAAACCACTTTGACATTGAACAGACAATATTGCTTGCCTCAATTGTTGCATTTGGTGGAATTTCTTGAACTCCTTTACTTCCATAAGCTAAATCAGGCGGAACAATCAGCAATCTCTGAAAATCACATGCCCATAAATCAGTGTACAAAGTAAAAGAAACGAAGAGAGAATGTTTGAAGATGGCTACATTTACATTGATTAAACAATATTATGCACTTAAAGACTGCAGAATTAACTGAGTGAAACACTTTGGTTTTAACCCTCTTCATTACAGCATTAAATTTTGGTTCCCAAATAAGTTGAAGTATTTATATGGTTGACTATTTCTTATGGTGTATCTGACATCACCTTGTTGCTTCTCTCTTCACTCTATGTTTAACCGTCTCAGAATCTAATGCACAATTATGAACATTAGATTCAATATGCATCAGCTCCAGTCCCCAGAAAAGGATTTGATCATCTAGTAAACAATAGAAAATTCTTATTTTTACGTCACTTTAGTCCAAACGTGCATGTCCACACCCACACACGTCATCTACAGTACAAAATTATGCAAAGCAATGATCATAAATTCAGCCCAGAATGAAAGTCAAAATGGAATTCAAGGATCAATGGCCTcagcaacaatatcaaaatattgAGTGATTTGATGGTGATCATAAGCCAGCTGACCAAATCCTACCAATCAACTGTTTACCTCTCCATTACCAACCTTAGTAGCTAAATGATTATTAAATTATTgatgaagaaagaaaattgggtgcttAAGGCAGATCTTCAGACTCCAATTCTATCAACATAGTTGGAAATACCAATGAACCTCAACAAGGGAGCGCTATGCCTCCTACAAGATAATTGAGATACcacaaaatatgtatattaattagGAGTATAGTGCTTGAATTATAAGTTTTCTCACATAGTGGCATCAAGATTTAAGCTTTATCAATTAAGGGAAAGGCAGAGTGTGAGGATAAATATCTTGTATAATGGATGTTGTCATGACAAATAAGATGGAGCCAGAACCTATCTAGATTTGACTGGTCTAAAATTTCTTCTGTTTAGAACTATTGCTCAAAATCCATCATACATTCTGCTAAACTTAATGGATCCATCCATATATGATGGAAATGGCTTCAGACAACAACAAGTGAGATTCTTATGCAACTAGGAATCAAATGTCTTTCCACAGAATATCCTTCTAGGATACAAAAGGTATACTTGCATGTCATCTAGAAATCCAGCATATTATTCAGTTGAAAATGATGCAAATGCAAAGCAAACTGCCTCAATTATCCACATCATGAGTTTGAAGACAGAAATCCTATGTTGAAGATAGAGTTGACTATTATCTACATTCTCATTGTGACCTTTGAAGAGCCTCTTAACATACTTTATCCTAGGTAGAAACCAATATATGAACATACACACAAAATAGTTGGAAGTATATAAAGTGAAAATCAGTCAGACCTGGCCCCCAACTCGCATTCCTTGAACCCCCAAATCTAATCCTTTCAAGACACTTCCTTTCTCAGATTGGCCAACATCAAAACCATAGGGCTGCACAGAGTTAGCTTTAGTAATGAGAAAGATGTAGTGCTAGGGCTACAAAAATTTACTGAAGCATTACATTCTTCAGAATTCATGTTAAACCATGAATTACATCTGAAGTCAACTGCAAAAGAAACTATTATATAAAAAGAGCAAGATATCATGctggataaaaataaaaaagtatgaaAAGTGGATCATTGTTATCATGTTGACATAATGATTTCTTCTAGGTATACAAAACTTATAACAATCACTAAGATATCCTTTTCTTTAGGAAGAAAAAACTATAGTTGATAGAGATGCACATAATCTACCATACCGTTCCACCACCAACACCAAGCCCTTGCCTACTAGTCATAAAAGTTACACCCTTCCACTTGGCAACATAATGTACCTACAACAAGAATGATGACCAGCATATCCATCATTTTTGAGGAAAGGGACAGGTACATAGGAAGCAAAGGTTGAAGGAAATATATGGAATAATTTTGGACTTCTGAAATATGAGTTATAttttggattaagtcaatgataCATAATTCAAAATTAGAATGGTtacaaaaactaaaaaaaaatatcggAATGACCAAAAAGATCATAACAAGTTCCACTCCATTTCCAAACTGGTACTTGGACAAAATTATTAGATCAATTAAGGGGAATGCATTTTAGAATTTCACTAATAAGAACATGGCATGAATCTGCTTCATTTTTATAAAGATGATGATAATTTTGGCAGAATTCTTGAAATAGATAGTTATTCATTTATTCCCAATTTAAATTGTCATTTCTCAgttaaggaaaaaagaaaaagaaaaagctatCCTGACCAAGAAAAGATAAATCAACCAGGCAAGTTTGACGAAATCAAaagatatatattaaaaaatttatcagtgATGCACATTAAATGATATGACAGTATAGTACAAGTTCAACACACCAACCTAGTATCACATACCACATCAAGCTTAACATTGCCCACTGTCTGCATTCATTGATTGGACTAGCTGATCAAAGTGAGTCCTTGCAATTGTTGTTTCAAGGAAACTGACAATATGAAGATAAAACATACAATTGGACCATAGACCACCTTTAGATCTGTTGGTGTATTAAAGACTTTACCATGCACAGCTGCACATAGATACTTCAGTGAAGCCTTATGCAGCTagaacacacatgcatgcatgcatgcatgatgtACGTAGGCATGCATTCAAGCACATGCTCAACATACAAATGCATGCTTGTAGGTGTGCAATTATGGTGTCACATACATGTACTTGCATGGTAGGAATTATTGTACAACATCGACATTCAGTCCTGCAAGTGATAAGATAATAATGTTTGCTTACAGCAACAATCATACCGCAACACGTGATCCTTTCACAGCTTTAGGCCCACCTCCAACCTTTAAATCATAGTACCTAGTTAAAAGTGATAAAATAATGAGAAAGAGAGAATTCTGCAAAGCAACAATACCTAACTAATACTGTAAACTTGAAAATGGAAAACACAAACAGAAATAACTAATATTCTTACAAAATTCATAATGACAATTAGGAATTCTGTGTGGTATCTACAAATATGTTAACTTCACAGCACATACAAGTTCTAGTACCCAGCAGCATTGTTTCCACTTATTTTACCCATGAGGTAACCGATATCAGAAAAGTATACCTAGCGAACATATAAATATAGCTAAACAAGTGTGACCCAAAAGTAAGAATCCATGAATTCAGATAGTGCTTGGATACACTAACTTGAATATAGGAGATCACTATTGTGGAAAATAATGTGAAATAAAATGAATACGAAAGGACTACTGCATCAATATCAGTAATTAAAAGAGAATTACTAACTTCAGACCATTTGGAAGAGTAGTGAAATCACTCT
Protein-coding regions in this window:
- the LOC105053773 gene encoding peptidyl-prolyl cis-trans isomerase FKBP16-4, chloroplastic isoform X3 gives rise to the protein MELSLLPFGRQQRLLSSHLNALHHPSLSPSSARRLLKKSKLVSLPCRCSKDPSASLADLSSVFSEVLPADGRRWFLGFLLASAAGLHVCDKSDAVSTSRRALRAAKIPESDFTTLPNGLKYYDLKVGGGPKAVKGSRVAVHYVAKWKGVTFMTSRQGLGVGGGTPYGFDVGQSEKGSVLKGLDLGVQGMRVGGQRLLIVPPDLAYGSKGVQEIPPNATIEVWCEAY
- the LOC105053773 gene encoding peptidyl-prolyl cis-trans isomerase FKBP16-4, chloroplastic isoform X2; protein product: MELSLLPFGRQQRLLSSHLNALHHPSLSPSSARRLLKKSKLVSLPCRCSKDPSASLADLSSVFSEVLPADGRRWFLGFLLASAAGLHVCDKSDAVSTSRRALRAAKIPESDFTTLPNGLKYYDLKVGGGPKAVKGSRVAVHYVAKWKGVTFMTSRQGLGVGGGTPYGFDVGQSEKGSVLKGLDLGVQGMRVGGQRLLIVPPDLAYGSKGVQEIPPNATIELDVELLAIKQSPFGSGVKLIEG
- the LOC105053773 gene encoding peptidyl-prolyl cis-trans isomerase FKBP16-4, chloroplastic isoform X4 codes for the protein MELSLLPFGRQQRLLSSHLNALHHPSLSPSSARRLLKKSKLVSLPCRCSKDPSASLADLSSVFSEVLPADGRRWFLGFLLASAAGLHVCDKSDAVSTSRRALRAAKIPESDFTTLPNGLKYYDLKVGGGPKAVKGSRVAPYGFDVGQSEKGSVLKGLDLGVQGMRVGGQRLLIVPPDLAYGSKGVQEIPPNATIELDVELLAIKQSPFGSGVKLIEG